CGGTTCCTTTGACTTCGATAAACCAAACAAACGAAGAAAGAAAGTAAAGCGCGCCGAGGAAAAACAAAACTCCCAAAGCCAGCGCTTTTCTGCGCAGCAACCGTTTATATAGAAAAGGAAAACCAACGCGCCGCTCAAAGTGAAAACGGCATTTGGTCCGCCTGGCGATGTGGCGCAGTGCTTTGACAGCGCCCAGGCGAACTTTCAGTAGAACAGCTCCTTCTCTTACCCTTGTTATATCCCAGAGGTAGATGCCTCTGCTGGCAGCCATGTTGACGAATCTTTCCGTCGCTTTCCCGGTTACCAGGATCACCACGTAACCCAGCAGAGCAGACATCAGTCTAAACAATAACATAGAAAATCCCCCGAATTCAAGTTATGATATTTATTTCTTCATCAAAGGAAACTGAGCGACCGGATTTTTCCTTCCACACACAGCTCGTCCGGCAGTATATTACGAAGCATCAGGTTCTCACCAACGACCGCGACTTCGCCTTCCCCTACGCTTACCCTGACCCCTTCCGTAGTGTACTCTATTATTCCGCGGTGGTTTTCAATAAAAAGCTGAATATTGCCGATCATGATTATCTTCGGCAAATTCAGGACCACGTCTCCGGGCAGTTCCATTGCTTCAGAAAACTGCCTTTTAACTTTCCTTTGAAAATCGCGCCAGCCCATAAAAAATCCCCTCCTCGCCACAATTTTATGCGACTGAAGGGGAATAAATTACTATTTAATGGTAATCGCACCTGCAATATCCTTTACATACTGCCATTCCTCTGGGTCATGTGCGAATGAATCAACCATGTTTTTCAATCACATAATACCAATGAAAATTGTTAACCGGTTCTCGAAAAGCCTTTGGGGTAGTGGGCTTGGGGTTATCCTCCGCTCGCTTCGCAATTCTCCATTTGTGAAACAAGAACGTCATCCCGGCCGCAACTCCAGACAGCCCTCCGTTAGCTACGCGCTATTTAAGCTTTTCTGCATGCAACGCACGCGCTAAGGAACACACCCAGGTGCTCCGCTCGCTCCGGATAACCCCAAGCCCGCAAGTCAAGCCTTTTCGAGCAATATTCTTGAGACAGGTGCGCTACACTCGCATTTTATAATAGGTGCAAAACTATGTTTCATATTAATTCGCGCCCACATTTGCTTGGGAATACTTCGTAGGCTGGACACTTGTTTTCAGTGTAGTTGCACATGCCGCTGTCGCAGCACCAGCAGAGAATGAGAGCTTAGTGATGTTATTCTCAGTAGTTCCGCCTTTTGGAACGGAGACCGCCGCGAGGACCCAGTATTTGCGACCAGGCCATTCCCTTGACCACCTGACCAGGGCATAGCATATCGCTGAACGGACCTTCCTGGTCACTGCGCTCGCATCGCTTCCGGGCAGGGCCCCCCTTTTCGCCTTCCATGCCGCACGGAGCTTTGACTTCAGCCCCTGCTACAGGACCTTCAGGGCACAACCCGGACGGCTGTCCTTTCACGGGGGGGGCAGCCATTTCCTCGGCTAAAACTACCGGCTCGCTGTATTCCGCTAACGGCTCTTCCTCCCAGTCCCTTCTCATGACGGATAATTCATCAGGCTGTTCATAGCCAGGCGGTTCTTCGCTGCGCCGGGTAAGGTACTCAGGAATTTTGAGCTTGGGCTTCTCTTCACTTTCAGGCACAGGCCTTCCCATACCTGGCGGGGGCCCGCCCAGAGGGCCATCGAATCTGCCTTTGCCCCCGGCACGTTCCATAAGGCGCCAGATACTTCTCGCCAGGAGGAATAAAAAGACCAGCCAGAATATCGTATTCAATTTAACACGCCCTCGTATATCGTTTTACTCCGGTTGACTGCATGGATTTTGTCCGGCAGGATTATTTCACAGGCAGGTCAGGGCCGGCGTCCTCTCTTTGATGACCGATCCTGGACAACGAATCCCTCATCTGGGTATCAGAGAGCAGGTTTTGCAAATTATAATAGTCCATCACACCAAGCTTGCCCTGGCGCAGGGCTTCTGCCATGGCAAGAGGCACCTCGGCTTCAGACTGGACGACTTTGGCTCGCATTTCCTGTACAGAGGCCTTCATCTCTTGCTCCTTGGCCACGGCCATAGCCCTTCGTTCCTCAGCCTTGGCCTGGGCAATCCGCTTGTCCGCTTCGGCCTGGTCGGTCTGCAACTGTGCGCCGATGTTCCGGCCCACATCCACATCAGCGATATCGATGGAGAGAATTTCAAAAGCTGTTCCGGCGTCCAGCCCCTTGCTGAGAACAGTTTGGGAAATCAAATCGGGATTTTCCAGGACAAGTTTATGGCTTTCAGCGCTGCCCACAGTCGTAACCACACCCTCACCGACGCGCGCGAGAATCGTCTCTTCGCCGGCGCCCCCTACCAGGCGGTCAATATTGGCCCGTACGGTTACCCTGGCGATTACCTTAACCTCAATCCCGTCCTTGGCTACCGCCGAGACCAGAGGGGTTTCCAGCACCTTCGGGTTGACACTCATCTGTACAGCCATAAAAACATCACGCCCGGCCAGGTCTATTGCCGCCGCCCGCTCGAAGGGCAGCGGTATTGCGGCCCGTTCCGCGGCAACCAGCGCATTTACCACCCTATCCACATTACCTCCGGCCAAATAATGCGCCTCCAACTGGTTTACGGTAATGTTAAGCCCTGCCTTATCTGCCTTAATCAGCGGGTTAACAATCTTTGCAGGAGGTACTCTCCGCAGGCGCATTCCTATTAAGGTAAAAATGCCTACCCTGACCCCCGCCGCGAGCGCAGATATCCATAGCCCTACCGGTATAAAACTAAAAACAACTGCAACAGCGATAAAAACAAAGACAACAAGCATCAGCGAAGCGATAAATCCTGCGTTCATAGTTAATTTCCTCCCTATTAATTTATTTTATAGAATTTCTACTGCTTTTCCATAGGGCTTGTGTGAATGAACCAACTAAAGCTTTCATCCACAAACTCTCAATGAGAATATGTACCCACCATTTAATCACTGATCCGGTTATTAATGTAGGTGCGATTTCAATTGCACACGCCGCGCCAGCGCCGGACTTGTGGGAGCTAATGTAACATTTGTGCGAATAAATTCGCACCTACATTTTTTGAGATGCGCTCTGTGTGCATTTTCAGGTTATTTCTTTAACAACCACTCTAGTTCCTTCAACCTTGATAACTTTGACCGCCGCTCCAGTACTGACAAATTCTCCTTCAGTCACTACATCCAGACGGTGACCATCAATTTCGGCAGCGCCGGACGGGCGCAGCGGCGTAAGAGCCGTTCCTTCCCAGCCTGTAAAAAGGCTTAGTTCAGAAAGTGGGGCTACGTAGCCTTCTTCTTTTTGCTGCCTGTTTTGAAGAGTCAGCTTATACCACATATTGTAGCGGGACATCAGCTTAATTCCGACAAACAAGATAATTATAGTGGCGACAAGCGCCATAACAAGTGCTGAAGTAGCCTGAGTGACATCAACCGCAACTAATAATATTCCCCAGCCCACCAATATAATTCCTGTAATGCCAGCCACTCCAAATCCAGGAAATACGAAAATTTCCAATATCAGAGCAATTAAACCCAGTAAAAAAGCAAGATAGGCCAGCCAGATAATAAGCGCGGGAGACATAATATGGGTCCACCTCCTTATTGCAAAAAATGCTTGGCTTAAGGCCAAGCATTATCTTTTGTGTTTTTTTCAGTGAAATTTCCGTTTCCTTGCCGCTTCAGACTTTTTCTTCCTTTTTACGCTGGGTTTTTCGTAATGTTCATGTTTCCTGGCCTCTGCAAGTACACCGGCTTTTTGACAGGTGCGCTTGAAACGCCGGAGGGCACTGTCCAATGTTTCATTTTTACCCACTTTCACTTCCGCCACTAACTTTCCCTCCCTCCGCTAAAACCATAAAGCCGAAATCTATCTAATAGTCAAGCTGCTCTCCCATTGTACAAATACCATGTTATTATACAACAGGTTTTAGCCAGGAGTCAACCGCTACAATTGACTACAATGACCTTGAATAAGCATTTCAGTACAAACATGTTGGTTTGGCCTGCGCGTCCTACCCTGGCGGCCAGTTTAAAGGCCTTCCTGCCAGCAGGTGGTAGTGGATATGCATAACCGTTTGCTGGGCATCACGGCCACAGTTATTCACCAGGCGAAAGCCCTCCTCCGCTAAACCCATTTTAACAGCCAACCGGGCAGCTGTTAACTGAATCTGTCCCATCAGGAAGGTGTCCTTTTCATCCATATCCGCCAGAGCCGGAATGTGCTTTTTGGGAATAATGATAAGGTGGACGGGAGCCATGGGATTGATATCTTTAAAAACTAGTACCTGTTCGTCTTCATAGGCGATCTCGGCCGGTATTTCCTTTTTGATTATCTTGCAAAAAAGGCAGTCCTGCATGTTTTCCACCTCCTCCCACCTGGGAATAACTTCTCTAGAACTTTAATTCAACACAATTTTGGTAATTCCTCCACCTCAGCGAGCGATAATTTTACCTGTTAGGTGGTTCTCCTCTAATCCCTCAATCTTAACCCTGACTACTTGGCCCGACAGGTTTTCATCACCGGGGAAAACGGTCCTGACATAATTGTCGGTCAGCCCTTCGTATAAGCCGTATGAATCCGGCAAGCTCCGTTCGACCAGCACAGGCAGGTCCATCCCAACCAGTGATGAGGCAAACCGGGCAGCCATTTTTTCGCCCAGCCGGATCAGTCTATGACTGCGCTGGTCGCTTGTTGGCGGGTCTACCTGATCCGGGTAGGCAGCAGCCGGGGTTCCCCGGCGCGGGGAATACTTAAAGACATGCAGTCTGCTGTAGGCTATTTTTTCGACGAACCTGTATGTATTCATAAAATCCACTTCCCGCTCACCCGGGAAGCCCACTATAACATCAGTGGTAAGGCCCAGGTTGGGGATATTCTCCCTTAAAACCTCCACCAGGCGCAAATACTCCCAGGTATTATAGCGCCTGCCCATCCGTTCCAGTATTTGATCGTCGCCGGACTGCAGGGGTACGTGCAGGTGCCGGCAAAACTTGTCCGAACCGGCCAGCACTTCAACCAAGTCCAGGGTAATATCATTGGGTTCTATGGAGCTGAGACGCAGCCTCAACAGGCCCGGTATATCACTAAGGCTGCGGAGCAAAGCGGACAGTGTGTGCTCCCCACCCAGGTCCCGTCCATAAGCGCCGGTGTGAATGCCGGTAAGAACAATTTCTGTAAAGCCCGCTTCCACCAGCTGCCGCGCTGTTTTCAGGACGTTCTCCGGTTTCCTGCTGCGCAGCGGACCTCTGGCCACAGGTACGATACAGTAGGTGCAGCAATTGTCGCAGCCTTCCTGAATTTTCAGAAAAGCACGGGCCCGCCCGCTTAGGGGGATGGAAGAAAACTCTTCAAACTGGTCGCTTGCATTATAAGCGCTCACAGCCGCTAGAGGCTTTCCGCCCTTAACGGCGTTTTTTACCAGTTCTACAATCCTGGAGCGCTCCCTTGTTCCCACGATCAGGTCGACACCAGGAATTTTCATAACCTCGCCGGTTGAGGTCTGGGCGTAGCACCCGGTAACTACTACCAGCGCAGCGGGGTTCCTTCTGGCGGCTCGGCGTATTAACTGCCTGGATTTACGGTCACTCAGGTGGGTCACGGTACAAGTGTTGATAATGTATAAATCAGCCTCGTCCTCAAAATCCACGATCTTATAGCCCTGATCCTGGAAAAGCCCGGCCAGGGCGGCTGACTCATACTGATTTACCTTGCAGCCAAGGGTAGCTATACCCACCCGTTTTTCATCCATCCAGTTTCCCCCCCAAATCACCACACTGGTATAGTATTATCGCAAGCACGGCCAGGCCGGCGGTTTCTGTCCGTAAAATACGAGGTCCCAGTGTCACCGGTCTGACACCATGCGAGCGGGCCAGCTCCACCTCTGCAGGGGTAAAACCGCCTTCCGGGCCGATGAAAACATAGATATCCCCCCAGGGTCCACTTACCCCCAGGACTTTTTTAAGCGATTCCTGGTTTTCTTCCTCCCAGGGGATCACTGCGGCAGTGTTGTCAGGCATGCCTGCCAGAGCTTCTTCCCACCCTGCCGGTGGCAATACTTCCGGAACATCAGGCCGGCGGCACTGCTTGGCGGCTTCACGGGCTATACGCTGCCATCGCTCGAGACGACACAGCGGCTTGTCCCCCGCCAACTTAACAACCGACCTGTCGCAGATTAGCGGGATTAGCCTGCATACTCCCAATTCGGTGGCTTTCTGAACGATCAAGTCCATCTTATCATTCTTGGGCAAGCCCTGGACAAGGGTAATCCGGAGCGCAGGCGCACCCCCGGCATTACTTTCCGAAACAACAGCGCAGACTACTGATTCCCGGCCGGCCTGTTCGATCACAGCCTCATAGACCATACCCCGCCCGTCAAGGACGGTCAGGGTGTCTCCCGGCTCGAGACGCAGTACCTTTACAATATGTACAACATCCGGCCCGGTTATAGTGACCCGGCCTGCCTTGACCTGTTCAGGAGAAACAAAAAAACGGGGCATCGTAAAAACTCCATAAGCTTTTTTCAATTTAAAATTATCAAGGATTGGCTTTTGCTACTAAAGCGACCCAGCCGCCGTCCTCCGACTGTTCAACAACAGAGAGCCCGGCTGACTCCAAAGCGGCGATAACTTCAGGACCGCGCTCGCTGATAATGCCTGAGGCAATGAATATGCCGCCGGGAACCAGGGTTTTTGATACATCTACAGCGAGGCCGGCGATTATGCCGGCAATAATATTGGCAACAATCAGGCCGGCCTTGCCCTCTATGCTGGACAACAAATCTCCCTGTATAACTTTTACACGACCGGCAACCCCGTTACGTTCAATATTAGCTAGCGCGGTACGGCAGGCTACAGGATCATGGTCAACTGCAACAACCCGCCCGGACCCAAGCAATGCTGACGCTATGGCCAGGATACCTGAGCCGGTACCGACGTCGTAAACGGTTGCGCCGTCCTGAACATACTTCTCCAGCAGTTTGAGACAGAGGGCTGTGGTCGGGTGGGCGCCGCACCCGAAGGCCATCCCCGGGTCCATATCGATGACCAACTCACCGGCGACAACAGGATAATCCTCCCAGGACGGCTTTACAACCAGCCGCTGCCCCACATGCACGGGCTTGTAATAGGCTTTCCAGCAATTCGCCCAGTCTTCCTCCGCAACACGGCATGTACGCAATTCAGGAGCTGGAGTAAGCTCCAGGCTGTTTAAGGCAGCCCTAAGCGCTTCCAACCGCCCGGCCAATTCAGCGCCGGAAGCCAAGTACCCCTTGACCACAGGACGTCTTTCACCAGGCGACGGCGTCTCGACGCCCCACTCGTCGGGTTCTGCTGCCGCAGCATAACGAAGAATAACGGCGGGATCCTCGATAACAACCCCGCCTGTTCCCATATCTTGAAAAATATCAGCAACCAATTCCACCCCTTCGGGTGGAACCTGCACAGCCACTTCCAACCAATCCAAACGTAACTCTCCTATTCTGTGGTCAGGCGTAGGGCGTAAGGCGTTGGACGTAAATTATACTGCATTCCTTCCAGGTCTTTTATACACCTGAGCCGACGTCAAAAGAAACAGGTTCTTTTCTACGCCTTACGCCTTGCGACCTACGACATCAATTAAACTAAGAAAATCTAAAACCACATGAGTATCTTTATTTGAAAGAATTCACACAATCAACTACCCCATAAACGCGTCTCTCATTTTTCCAAAGAAGCCTTTGTCGGCGCCTGTTGCGGAAGCTTGCGGGTTGTCTGCGCCCAAGCGGGCAAATTCCCTCAATAATTCTTTTTGCTTCTCGGTCAGCTTGCCTGGCGTCACCACTTTGACCAGCACATGCTGGTCACCGCGTCCATAGCCGTTGACGTGCGGGACGCCCTTGCCCTTAATCCGGAAAACAGTGCCCGACTGGGTTCCCTCCGGTATTTTAAGCCTTTCATTCCCTTCCAGGGTAGGGACCTCCAACTCGTCGCCCAGGGCTGCCTGGGTAAAAGAAACAGGGACTTCGCAGATCAGGTCATCGCCTTCCCGCTTGAAAACACGATGGGGCTTGACATGGATGTAGACATAGAGGTCACCGGGCGGCCCGCCCTTTGCCCCGGCTTCACCTTCACCGGACAGACGCAGCCGCGATCCGTTATCCACCCCGGGCGGCACCTTGACTTTGATGCTCCGGGTCTTGCGGACCTGGCCCTCTCCACGGCAGGTCGGGCATGGCTTGTCAACAATCTTGCCGGCGCCGCGGCAGCGGTCACAGGTACGGGACTGGACAATACGTCCAAAAGGAGTACTCTGGGTAAACTGCATCTGTCCGGTGCCGGCGCAGGCCAGGCAGGTCTTGGGCTTGCTGCCGGGGGCCGCGCCATTTCCACCGCAGGTGCCGCAGGTCTCGGTGCGGGGCACCTTGATTTCACGCTCCAGCCCGAAGGCAGCCTCTTTCAAGTTCAGCTCCAGGTCAGCCCTGATGTCGTTGCCCCTTTCGGGGCCGCTACGCCGCCTGCCGCCGCCACCACCGAAGAACATCTCAAAAATGTCCCCGAGGCCGCCAAAATCACCAAAGCCCTCAAAACCACCAAAGCCCTGTCCGTCAGCCCCGGCATGGCCAAAACGGTCATAGCCGGCCCTTTTTTCCGGGTCGCTTAAAACAACATAGGCCTCACTGATTTCCTTGAATTTGGCCTCGGCTTCTTCCTTATTGCCGGGATTGGCATCGGGGTGATGCTGGCGCGCCAGCTTGCGGTATGCTTTTTTAATCTCATCCGCAGACGCATTTTTGGATACGCCCAGGACCTCGTAATAATCTCGTTTTGCCATCTGCACCACCTCTTCTAACTACAACAAAGGAAAGGGGAACCGTAATTCCCCTTAACAAAGGTTACTTTCGGGTTTATTAGTTTGAAATACAAATCCATTCTACCATAAATGAGACAATATTTTTAGGGGGGTTATTTATCCTCTTTTACTTCGAAGTCAGCGTCAACAACATTATCTTTAGGCTCCCGGGCGGCTGTGCCTTCCTGACCTCCACCGGCTGCGCCGTCACCCCCCGGCTGTCCGGTTTTTTGATACATGGCCGAGGTCAGTTCGTACAGCGGCCCGGTCAGCGCTTCCAGCTTAGCCTTGATGTCATCAATATTATTGCCTTTAAGCGCTTCTTTGAGGTCATCGGCAGCCTTCTGCAGCTTTTCAATAGAAGCCGCGTCGGCCTTATCCTTGAAGTCCTTGATGGATTTTTCCGCCTGGTAAACCATGCTGTCGGCCTGGTTGCGGGTATCGATCTCTTCCTTGCGCCTGGCATCCTCGGCGGCATGTATTTCTGCCTCTTTGACCATATTATTGATTTCCTGGTCGTTGAGTTTGGTAGAAGCAGTGATGGTCATGCTTTGTTCCTTGCCGGTGCCCATGTCCTTGGCCGAGACATTGACGATACCGTTGACGTCGATGTCAAATTTGACCTCGATTTGCGGCACTCCCCTGGGAGCGGGTGGAATACCGGTCAGGGTAAAGCGGCCCAGCGTCTTGTTGTCCGCAGCCATCGAGCGCTCGCCCTGCAGCACGTGGATTTCCACAGTGGTCTGGCCATCCGCGGCAGTGGAAAAGATCTGGCTTTTTGAGGTTGGAATGGTGGTGTTGCGCTCAATCAACCTGGTAGAAACACCGCCCAGGGTCTCAATGCCCAGGGACAGCGGAGTCACATCAAGCAACAGCACATCTTTGACCTCACCGGCCAGGACCCCGGCCTGGATCGCCGCGCCAACGGCAACACACTCGTCCGGGTTGATGCCCTTGTGCGCTTCCTTGCCCAGGAACTTACGGATGGCTTCCTGGACGGCGGGAATCCTGGTTGAGCCGCCAACCAGCAAGATTTTGTGGATATCCTTGGGCTGCAGCCCGGCGTCTGAAAGAGCCTGGCGGGTCGGCCCCATGGTCTTTTCAACCAGGTCTGCCGTCATTTCCTCAAACTTGGCTCTGGAAAGAGTTATGTCTAAATGCTTCGGCCCGCTGGCGTCCGCAGAGATAAACGGCAGGTTGATATTGCTGGTGGCTACCCCGGAAAGCTCTATCTTTGCTTTTTCGGCAGCTTCCTTGAGGCGCTGCATGGCCATTCTGTCGTTGCGCAGGTCAATCCCCGTATCTTTTTTGAACTCGGTCGCAAGGTAGTCGATTACCCTCTGGTCAAAGTCATCTCCACCCAGGCGGTTGTTGCCGCTGGTAGCTTTAACTTCAAAGACTCCGTCTCCCAGTTCAAGGATAGATACGTCGAAGGTGCCGCCGCCCAGGTCGAAAACCAAAACAGTCTGTTCGTCTTCCTTATCCAGGCCGTAGGCCAGGGCTGCGGCCGTAGGCTCATTGATAATACGTAAAACTTCCAAGCCCGCTATTTTACCGGCGTCCTTGGTGGCCTGACGTTGTGAGTCACTGAAATAGGCCGGCACCGTGATAACCGCCTTATCCACCTTTCCACCCAGGTAGGCTTCCGCGTCAGCCTTGAGTTTCTGCAAAATCATGGCGGATATTTCCTGTGGCGTGTAATTCTTGCCGTCAATATTTTCTTTGTGATCGGAGCCCATGTGGCGTTTAATCGAACTGATAGTGCGATCCGGGTTGCTGACGGCCTGCCTTTTCGCTACCTGCCCGACCAGCCTTTCACCGGTTTTTGAAAATCCCACCACAGAAGGGGTGGTCCTGGCGCCTTCCGCATTGGGAATAACAACCGCTTCGCCGCCTTCCATTACAGCAACGCAGGAGTTGGTGGTACCCAGGTCTATTCCGATAACCTTAGACATTGTATTCTACCTCCTAGAATCTGTTTCCAAATTATTATAAAGCTACAGCAACTTTAACCATGGACGGCCGGATTACTTTTTCTCTCAGGGAATAACCCCGGCGGAACTCTTCAACAACTGTATTGGCAGGGTGCTCACCGGAATCGTCCTGGGCCACCGCCTCGTGCCTGGTAGGATCAAAAGGTTCCCCAACTGCCTGGATGGGGGTGACACCTTCGGTTGCCAGCACATCCAACAGCTGCTTGTAAATCATCTCCACCCCAGCTTTAAAGCCCTCTATCGAGTCACCCTCCGCCGCCAAAGCCAGACCGAAGTTGTCAAGCACCGGCAGGAGAGCGACCACCAGCTGCTCAGAGGCATATTTATAGTAATCATCCTTTTCCTGCCTGGTGCGACGCCGAAAATTTTCAAAGTCGGCCTGCAAACGAAGCAGCCGGTCATAATAATCTTGTGCCCGTGTCGTCTGTTCGGCCAATAACCTTTGCAGTTCGGCCGGATCACTGCCCGCAGCAGGAACCCCTTCCGCTTCCGCTTCCTGGTGCCCGTTATCCTCTACCGCGCTTGTTGTGGGATCTTTCTCCATAACACTTTGCTCTTTTCCCTCGTCGGAAATTTCCTGAACATCTTTCTCTTTCTTTTCATCTTTTACCAACATTGTTCACCTCACAGACCAGACAAGCTGGAATCTTTTGGCTTGAAGTCTTCTTCCCGTTTCTTAATTATAGTATCGATTCTTAAGATTGCCTCGGCCACCTCACCGGCGGCCTTAAGCGCGTATATTTTTACTTCGGCCGGATCGACAATACCCATTTCCAGCATGTCGGCTACCTGCCCGCTGTCACAGTCGACGGCCAGAGAATTTTTTCCTGTTTCAACTTGTGCGGCAATCACATCCCCCAGTTTTTCCAGGGGATTGAAACCAGCATTGGCGATAATCTGGGACATAGGACGCTTGAGCGCCTCCACCACACAGTCCACCCCGTACGCCGCCATGCCGCGGATACCTTCCCGCACTTTTTCCACCTCGCGGGCTACCGCAAGTTCCAGCGAGCCGCCGCCAGGCACCACCCCGCCCCTGACCGCCGACTGCACGGAGGCAGACGCGTCCTTGGCGATACGCTCACGCTCGCCAACCACCTCGGAAGTAGCGGCGCCTACCAGCACAGTGGCCATCGGCTTGCCTCTTCCTCCCTGGACCCAGACCTGTTCAAGTTTTTCGTCGTTATAGACCCGGTCTGCGAATCCAAGGTATTTTAGGAGTTCCTCTGTAGTTCTTTTCAGCCCGGTCCGCTTGATCATCCTGGCTCCCGTATGTTCGGCGGCCTTACGCAGTTCCTTGTTGGCCACCCGCTGGACCACCATAACGCCTGCGTCCGTTAAAATCTCCTCAGCCGCATCGTTTACGCCGCGGTCGGCCAGTACCAGTCCCACTCCCAGGCTGGTAATTTTTTGGACGTTTTCCTTGAATTCGGCCTGCAGCTGCAGGTAACGCGCAAACCCGGACTCGGTCCCGAGGGCTTCCTCATCAATTTCCTCCGGCTCCAAGGCGTCGTCGATAATCAAGACCTTGACCTCACCCAGTTCCCCGGGCATCTGGCGGTTCATCCGCTCCTTATTAATAATTACGCCCATGAAAACCTGGTTTAAAGCGCCCTCTTCAGCTACAACGGTATCTGAAAACTTAAAAGAACTGTCCTTTAGCTTCTCCTCCCCAATCAACACCGCGGCCCGCTTCACCAGGTCGGCAATGTCCTCGTGGCCGCGGCCCGAAACGAGCGCCACCTGGCGCACAAACTGGTCATGCACCCCGTTGATCTGTTGAGCCTGACTCTCCATCACTGCCAGCGCCTTCTTTAGCCCCACGCGCATCCCCTCAATGACTCGCGCGACAGGGACTCCCTTTATAACCTGCTCCACTCCGAAGCCGACCAGGGCGCCGGCCATCACCGTAGCCGTGGTTGTCCCGTCGCCGACTTCCTCCTGCTGTGCCTTGGCTATGTTGATGAGCATTCTGGCAGCAGGGTGGTTGGCCTCCATCAAGGTCAGGATGGTAACCCCGTCGTTGGTGATCACGACCTCGCCGAATTTATCAACCAGCATCGTGTCCAGTCCTTTGGGACCCAAAGTCCCCTCGACGGCGCTGGTTATAGCCCGGATGGCGTTGGAATTGGTCAGCAAAGCGGCCAGCCTCTCGTCCACCTCGGCCCCCTGAGTCGCTTCCTTTTTCAAGCTCAAATACGGTACCCCCTCACTTTCCCATGCCCTTCATCATGCGCTCCAGAGCTTGTGAAAGGTTCTTGGTCATAAAATCAACTACACTGATTACTTTGGCATACTCCATCCTGGTCGGCCCCAGCACTCCCATGGAGCCCATCTTCCGGCCCGCTACCGAGTAGGCGGCTGTGACCATGCTGCACTCCTTGATTTCCTTGTTCTTTATCTCACCGCCAATGCGCACGGTAACGCCCACATCCTGCTCCTCACCGGTCATTAACCCGTAAAGAAGCTTTTCTTGCTCCAGGATGCTGAGCAGGGTCTTAACCTTTTCCACGTTGTGGAATTCTGGTTGGTTTAACATATTAAATACCCCGC
This region of Pelotomaculum schinkii genomic DNA includes:
- the grpE gene encoding nucleotide exchange factor GrpE, translating into MLVKDEKKEKDVQEISDEGKEQSVMEKDPTTSAVEDNGHQEAEAEGVPAAGSDPAELQRLLAEQTTRAQDYYDRLLRLQADFENFRRRTRQEKDDYYKYASEQLVVALLPVLDNFGLALAAEGDSIEGFKAGVEMIYKQLLDVLATEGVTPIQAVGEPFDPTRHEAVAQDDSGEHPANTVVEEFRRGYSLREKVIRPSMVKVAVAL
- a CDS encoding TCP-1/cpn60 chaperonin family protein, which gives rise to MSLKKEATQGAEVDERLAALLTNSNAIRAITSAVEGTLGPKGLDTMLVDKFGEVVITNDGVTILTLMEANHPAARMLINIAKAQQEEVGDGTTTATVMAGALVGFGVEQVIKGVPVARVIEGMRVGLKKALAVMESQAQQINGVHDQFVRQVALVSGRGHEDIADLVKRAAVLIGEEKLKDSSFKFSDTVVAEEGALNQVFMGVIINKERMNRQMPGELGEVKVLIIDDALEPEEIDEEALGTESGFARYLQLQAEFKENVQKITSLGVGLVLADRGVNDAAEEILTDAGVMVVQRVANKELRKAAEHTGARMIKRTGLKRTTEELLKYLGFADRVYNDEKLEQVWVQGGRGKPMATVLVGAATSEVVGERERIAKDASASVQSAVRGGVVPGGGSLELAVAREVEKVREGIRGMAAYGVDCVVEALKRPMSQIIANAGFNPLEKLGDVIAAQVETGKNSLAVDCDSGQVADMLEMGIVDPAEVKIYALKAAGEVAEAILRIDTIIKKREEDFKPKDSSLSGL
- the dnaK gene encoding molecular chaperone DnaK; its protein translation is MSKVIGIDLGTTNSCVAVMEGGEAVVIPNAEGARTTPSVVGFSKTGERLVGQVAKRQAVSNPDRTISSIKRHMGSDHKENIDGKNYTPQEISAMILQKLKADAEAYLGGKVDKAVITVPAYFSDSQRQATKDAGKIAGLEVLRIINEPTAAALAYGLDKEDEQTVLVFDLGGGTFDVSILELGDGVFEVKATSGNNRLGGDDFDQRVIDYLATEFKKDTGIDLRNDRMAMQRLKEAAEKAKIELSGVATSNINLPFISADASGPKHLDITLSRAKFEEMTADLVEKTMGPTRQALSDAGLQPKDIHKILLVGGSTRIPAVQEAIRKFLGKEAHKGINPDECVAVGAAIQAGVLAGEVKDVLLLDVTPLSLGIETLGGVSTRLIERNTTIPTSKSQIFSTAADGQTTVEIHVLQGERSMAADNKTLGRFTLTGIPPAPRGVPQIEVKFDIDVNGIVNVSAKDMGTGKEQSMTITASTKLNDQEINNMVKEAEIHAAEDARRKEEIDTRNQADSMVYQAEKSIKDFKDKADAASIEKLQKAADDLKEALKGNNIDDIKAKLEALTGPLYELTSAMYQKTGQPGGDGAAGGGQEGTAAREPKDNVVDADFEVKEDK
- the dnaJ gene encoding molecular chaperone DnaJ, translating into MAKRDYYEVLGVSKNASADEIKKAYRKLARQHHPDANPGNKEEAEAKFKEISEAYVVLSDPEKRAGYDRFGHAGADGQGFGGFEGFGDFGGLGDIFEMFFGGGGGRRRSGPERGNDIRADLELNLKEAAFGLEREIKVPRTETCGTCGGNGAAPGSKPKTCLACAGTGQMQFTQSTPFGRIVQSRTCDRCRGAGKIVDKPCPTCRGEGQVRKTRSIKVKVPPGVDNGSRLRLSGEGEAGAKGGPPGDLYVYIHVKPHRVFKREGDDLICEVPVSFTQAALGDELEVPTLEGNERLKIPEGTQSGTVFRIKGKGVPHVNGYGRGDQHVLVKVVTPGKLTEKQKELLREFARLGADNPQASATGADKGFFGKMRDAFMG